A single window of Leptolyngbya ohadii IS1 DNA harbors:
- the psb28 gene encoding photosystem II reaction center protein Psb28, which yields MAEIQFSRGITEDVVPDVRVTRSKDGTNGRATFYFQNPRALAQDSTADITGMYMIDEEGEIVSREVNAKFVNGQPDAIEATYTIRSTEEWERFIRFMDRYAEEHGLGLNQ from the coding sequence ATGGCAGAAATTCAATTTTCACGAGGCATTACTGAAGACGTTGTTCCCGACGTGCGCGTGACCCGCTCGAAGGACGGCACCAACGGTAGAGCAACCTTCTATTTTCAAAATCCCAGAGCATTAGCGCAGGACAGCACCGCTGACATTACCGGGATGTACATGATCGACGAAGAAGGTGAAATCGTCTCCCGCGAAGTCAACGCCAAATTTGTCAACGGTCAGCCAGACGCGATCGAAGCCACCTACACCATCAGAAGTACGGAAGAGTGGGAGCGGTTTATTCGCTTTATGGATCGTTACGCTGAGGAGCATGGCTTAGGCTTGAACCAGTAG
- a CDS encoding DUF1565 domain-containing protein, which translates to MEEQLPAPSELFVDPVSGIDAAKPEPSSKATVPEHLRVSGSLLMGESDNRSPIPAGSQAQPYKTLSFALRQAGLGTIIYLQPGCYTPEQEEQFPLCIPPGVVVVGDVPQRGKAVEIVGSGEWESPIFGSQNAALVLGEMAQVRGVTVTNPHPQGTGIWIEAAGGTIAHCTIRDCGREGIFVTGTATPIVLNCWLLNNRASGMTLTRYGKGEIQRSVFSQNRFGVTMSDFAAPLVSHSEISTNQIGMVLSGSSRPVLRECQIVANQGEGLVIFSQAMPDLGDRQSPAGNRFQFNGDVAVRNVGLVPAIAAGNWLHPQAVRGNVEFRALQPVQRESGQRGDGQRESKQRESKQREDFKAPEFSVNPPDVPPASNPAAPPDLGSHWSLPFVAEILSRRIMGCFREGTFQPDRPITRAQFAALIVRAFGAINPDSANSPNEKPADSQTSAFRDISADHWAAQPIAQAAQMGFLAAEADGTFYPEQPLPKWQAIVWLVNGLRQKGLDLKGGTPDLLRIFRDRVQIPSPATTAVSAAVAHRLLVLPTVDHPAETPQTYQLSPLSPVSRAEIAAWVYQALVLLGEVKTSALS; encoded by the coding sequence ATGGAAGAGCAACTCCCTGCCCCGTCTGAACTGTTTGTCGATCCTGTTTCTGGGATCGATGCAGCCAAACCTGAGCCGTCTAGCAAAGCGACTGTGCCCGAACATTTGCGCGTTTCGGGTAGCCTTTTGATGGGGGAAAGCGACAATCGATCGCCAATTCCGGCTGGTAGCCAGGCTCAACCCTACAAGACGCTTTCCTTTGCGCTTCGGCAGGCGGGTTTAGGCACGATTATCTATCTCCAGCCCGGTTGCTATACCCCTGAGCAGGAGGAACAGTTTCCGCTGTGTATTCCGCCCGGCGTGGTGGTGGTGGGGGATGTGCCGCAGCGAGGCAAAGCCGTGGAAATCGTGGGCAGCGGTGAATGGGAAAGTCCGATCTTCGGTAGCCAGAATGCAGCGCTGGTGCTGGGAGAAATGGCACAGGTGCGAGGTGTGACGGTCACGAATCCCCATCCTCAGGGCACGGGAATTTGGATAGAGGCAGCAGGCGGAACGATCGCCCACTGTACGATCAGGGATTGCGGACGGGAAGGAATTTTTGTCACCGGGACAGCAACGCCGATCGTCCTCAACTGCTGGCTGCTGAACAATCGGGCAAGCGGCATGACCCTGACCCGCTATGGCAAGGGCGAAATTCAGCGCAGTGTCTTTTCCCAAAATCGGTTTGGGGTGACGATGAGTGACTTTGCGGCTCCGCTGGTTTCCCACAGCGAAATTTCAACCAATCAGATTGGGATGGTGCTGTCGGGAAGCAGTCGCCCGGTGCTGCGGGAATGCCAGATTGTGGCGAACCAGGGAGAAGGACTGGTCATTTTCAGTCAGGCTATGCCGGATTTGGGCGATCGCCAGTCGCCTGCGGGAAATCGCTTTCAGTTTAATGGCGATGTAGCAGTTCGGAATGTGGGATTGGTGCCTGCGATCGCAGCAGGAAATTGGCTCCATCCTCAGGCAGTGCGGGGAAACGTTGAATTTCGCGCCCTTCAGCCAGTTCAGCGAGAAAGCGGGCAAAGGGGAGACGGACAAAGGGAAAGTAAGCAAAGGGAAAGCAAGCAAAGGGAGGATTTCAAAGCACCAGAATTTTCTGTCAATCCGCCTGATGTGCCCCCAGCTTCCAACCCCGCTGCTCCGCCCGATCTCGGTAGTCACTGGTCGCTGCCCTTCGTAGCGGAAATTCTGTCTCGGCGGATCATGGGCTGTTTCCGGGAGGGTACCTTCCAGCCCGATCGTCCAATTACCCGTGCCCAATTTGCCGCCTTAATTGTGCGGGCATTTGGAGCCATCAATCCTGATTCCGCTAACTCACCGAACGAGAAGCCAGCCGATTCTCAAACCAGCGCCTTCCGAGATATCTCCGCCGATCATTGGGCAGCGCAACCGATCGCCCAGGCAGCCCAAATGGGATTTCTTGCCGCTGAAGCAGATGGAACCTTCTACCCAGAACAGCCCCTCCCAAAATGGCAGGCGATCGTCTGGCTCGTGAACGGACTGCGCCAGAAAGGATTGGACTTAAAGGGCGGCACTCCGGATTTACTACGGATTTTTCGCGATCGGGTGCAGATCCCCAGCCCGGCAACGACAGCAGTATCAGCGGCAGTCGCTCATCGGCTCCTGGTTTTACCAACCGTAGATCACCCCGCAGAAACACCCCAAACCTATCAACTCTCCCCGCTGTCGCCCGTTAGCCGAGCAGAAATTGCCGCATGGGTCTATCAGGCGCTTGTCTTGCTGGGTGAAGTCAAAACATCCGCTCTATCGTGA
- a CDS encoding DUF4359 domain-containing protein: MKHFRGLTIAGILLVGTGAALAITNPRSESFDRYATERLSEYLQTEACPKAGSLLESTCGRVVQDNQAAITTLVSQSTRRENYLLWSVYKTDLSLDPLLPSLLDGALPSYHVQTIGVFNGFHIIKAEER, from the coding sequence ATGAAACATTTTCGCGGACTCACTATTGCAGGCATTCTTCTGGTTGGGACGGGTGCAGCACTGGCAATCACCAATCCCCGTTCAGAATCGTTCGATCGCTATGCCACGGAGCGACTGAGCGAGTATTTGCAAACTGAGGCTTGTCCCAAGGCAGGCAGCCTACTGGAAAGCACCTGTGGCAGGGTTGTGCAGGACAATCAGGCAGCGATTACCACACTGGTTTCCCAGAGTACGCGCCGAGAGAATTACCTGCTGTGGAGCGTCTACAAAACTGACCTCTCGCTTGATCCCCTGCTGCCCTCCCTGTTAGACGGAGCATTGCCGTCCTATCATGTGCAGACGATCGGGGTTTTCAACGGATTTCATATCATCAAAGCCGAGGAGCGTTAG